In the Carboxydothermus hydrogenoformans Z-2901 genome, one interval contains:
- a CDS encoding histone deacetylase family protein: protein MNKTGLLFFPAFDWAISPTHPEREERLLYTRDQIMEEGILELPGFVEYSARPGKVEDVERVHLTIPDTQKVVTDAHLIAAGSCIELAERILAGEVKNGFALVRPPGHHATRTVYGNRGFCNINNVAITVDYLRWVKGVKKIAIIDTDVHHGDGTQDIFYHDPDVLFISLHQDGRTLYPGTGFIDEAGTPNAYGTTINLPLPPGSGDEEILYLLEEAVLPILEEFQPEFIINSAGQDNHYSDPLARMAVTARGYGRITELIKPDLAVLEGGYSIEGALPYVNLAILLALYGESYEKVVEPKGLPLEYRARHKDYAKKLAAVTLERWRMREELAEEEKRKHNGYYSYNRSIFYDTEGFHEHRVTTVKLCDRCPGYVGLSSYAYVGNRVVSGFATIVMPGSCKDCREEAEAVALEALAKKNYDKVAVIPGKQVVKI from the coding sequence ATGAATAAAACCGGTCTTTTGTTTTTCCCCGCCTTTGATTGGGCCATATCCCCTACCCATCCGGAAAGGGAAGAACGGCTGTTATATACCCGGGACCAGATAATGGAGGAAGGGATTTTAGAACTCCCGGGGTTTGTGGAATACAGTGCCCGGCCGGGAAAAGTAGAAGATGTGGAGAGGGTTCACCTAACAATACCCGATACCCAAAAGGTCGTTACCGATGCCCATTTAATTGCGGCGGGAAGCTGCATTGAGCTGGCGGAACGGATTTTAGCCGGGGAGGTAAAAAACGGTTTTGCTCTGGTGCGACCGCCGGGACACCATGCTACCCGAACGGTTTACGGCAATCGGGGCTTTTGCAATATAAACAATGTCGCTATTACTGTGGATTATCTTCGCTGGGTAAAAGGGGTTAAAAAGATTGCCATCATCGATACCGATGTCCACCACGGCGATGGGACCCAAGATATTTTTTACCATGATCCCGATGTTTTGTTTATTTCTTTGCATCAGGATGGGCGGACCCTGTATCCCGGAACGGGCTTTATAGATGAGGCCGGAACTCCCAATGCTTACGGTACTACCATAAACTTACCCCTTCCTCCGGGCAGCGGTGATGAGGAAATATTGTATCTTTTGGAAGAAGCGGTTTTACCCATTTTGGAAGAATTCCAGCCGGAGTTCATTATTAACTCGGCAGGACAGGATAATCATTACTCCGACCCTTTAGCCCGGATGGCGGTTACCGCCCGGGGTTACGGGCGGATTACCGAGCTAATCAAGCCGGACCTGGCGGTATTGGAGGGCGGGTATTCCATTGAAGGGGCTTTACCGTATGTAAATTTAGCTATTTTGCTTGCCCTTTACGGGGAAAGTTACGAAAAGGTTGTAGAACCAAAGGGGCTACCTTTAGAATACCGGGCAAGGCACAAAGATTATGCTAAGAAGCTTGCTGCTGTCACGCTGGAGCGCTGGCGGATGCGGGAAGAATTGGCAGAAGAAGAAAAAAGGAAACATAACGGTTACTACTCTTATAACAGGTCAATATTTTACGATACCGAGGGCTTTCACGAACACCGGGTTACAACCGTAAAGCTTTGCGACCGGTGCCCGGGCTACGTTGGGTTGAGCAGTTATGCTTACGTTGGGAACCGGGTGGTTTCCGGATTTGCTACAATTGTTATGCCGGGAAGCTGTAAAGATTGCCGGGAAGAAGCAGAGGCGGTGGCTCTTGAAGCCCTGGCGAAAAAAAATTACGATAAGGTGGCTGTTATTCCCGGAAAGCAGGTTGTGAAAATTTGA
- the acs gene encoding acetate--CoA ligase alpha subunit gives MEALKIAPTEKFKERVAKLLNPRSIAVIGASEKPEKLGNAILRNIVSGYKGEVFGVNPRVKKIQEIEVYPDVFSLPYPVDLAVIVLPAEKAVVALKEAAEAGVKSAVVISGGFKETGNEGALLEEEIKKIALDFEMPVLGPNCVGIVNNNLQLNATFLRTAPLKGEIAFVSQSGAILSTVLEWSLKEDLGFSYMISMGNKAVLNEADFLPAIANDPGTAVILLYIEDVVEGSSFLKKAYEASLLKPVVVFKAGISTAGAKAASSHTGALAGSIEGYKLAFAKTGLIRAKTLEEMFIYARVFASGQKVTGKNIGIVTNSGGPGVITADRLELNGLNITGLSAKTINELKTFLPRAASFGNPVDILGDADEEKYAMTLKTVLDDEKVDGVVAVYGKTAVIDMEKMVQAVINGRRKNPDKPVVACFLGGVDSRRAKELLNKNKIPFYSFPEAAADALAVLYRYYSWREKQKEGKTEFSFDDIDRKLAREIIKNALVEGRRNLTGYETAEVLKAFGFPVLPVKLVRNVQELRKAIEEISFPLALKIVSPDLLHKSDVGGVALNIKNEQEAIRAYQKMILEVPKKVPEAKILGVEVQKQIAPGLEIFIGANRDPVFGPILAFGLGGIYVNLLNDIALRLNYKFTREEALEMIKETKVYEIIKGYRGQKAYDLKIIQEILGRLSLFLEEIPEIKEIDFNPVFVYEKGALIIDAKVVLAGHNI, from the coding sequence ATGGAAGCTTTAAAAATAGCGCCGACAGAGAAGTTTAAGGAAAGAGTTGCAAAGCTTTTAAATCCCCGGAGCATCGCTGTAATTGGTGCTTCGGAAAAACCGGAGAAGCTTGGCAACGCTATTTTAAGAAATATTGTTTCCGGGTATAAAGGAGAAGTTTTTGGAGTTAATCCCAGGGTAAAGAAAATTCAGGAAATCGAAGTTTACCCGGATGTTTTTTCCTTACCGTATCCGGTAGATTTAGCGGTTATAGTTTTGCCGGCGGAAAAAGCGGTAGTTGCTTTAAAAGAGGCGGCTGAAGCTGGAGTTAAGTCGGCGGTGGTGATTTCAGGAGGATTTAAAGAAACGGGTAATGAAGGGGCTTTACTGGAAGAAGAGATAAAAAAAATAGCCCTTGACTTTGAGATGCCGGTTTTAGGTCCGAACTGTGTGGGGATTGTGAATAATAATTTGCAATTAAATGCTACTTTTTTACGCACAGCCCCCCTTAAGGGGGAAATTGCCTTTGTTTCGCAATCGGGAGCAATATTGTCTACCGTTTTGGAATGGAGCTTAAAAGAGGATTTGGGCTTTTCCTACATGATTAGTATGGGAAACAAAGCGGTCTTAAATGAAGCGGATTTTCTTCCGGCAATTGCCAATGATCCCGGTACCGCTGTTATTTTGCTTTATATTGAGGATGTGGTGGAGGGCAGTAGTTTTTTAAAAAAAGCTTACGAAGCGAGTTTATTAAAACCGGTGGTGGTATTTAAAGCGGGAATCAGCACAGCCGGTGCTAAAGCTGCCAGTTCACATACCGGAGCTTTGGCGGGAAGCATAGAAGGCTATAAATTGGCTTTTGCCAAAACCGGTTTAATCCGGGCTAAAACTTTAGAAGAAATGTTTATTTATGCCAGGGTTTTTGCTTCCGGACAGAAAGTTACCGGTAAAAACATCGGGATTGTTACCAATTCAGGAGGTCCAGGAGTTATTACTGCTGACCGACTGGAATTAAATGGTTTAAATATTACCGGGTTATCGGCCAAAACCATTAATGAACTAAAGACCTTTTTACCCCGGGCTGCGAGCTTTGGCAATCCCGTTGATATCCTGGGAGATGCCGATGAGGAAAAGTATGCGATGACGCTTAAGACAGTACTGGACGATGAGAAAGTGGACGGCGTGGTAGCGGTTTATGGTAAAACGGCAGTTATAGATATGGAAAAAATGGTGCAGGCGGTAATTAATGGTCGAAGGAAAAATCCAGATAAACCGGTGGTTGCTTGTTTTTTAGGCGGGGTTGATAGCAGAAGAGCAAAAGAGCTTTTAAATAAAAATAAGATTCCTTTTTATTCTTTTCCTGAAGCAGCGGCAGATGCTCTGGCAGTCCTTTATCGTTATTACAGCTGGCGGGAAAAGCAAAAGGAAGGAAAAACAGAGTTTAGTTTTGATGATATCGACCGGAAATTAGCCCGGGAAATTATCAAAAACGCCCTGGTTGAAGGAAGAAGAAATCTTACAGGTTATGAAACGGCAGAAGTTTTAAAAGCTTTTGGTTTTCCGGTGCTGCCGGTAAAACTTGTACGAAATGTCCAGGAACTGCGCAAAGCAATTGAAGAAATAAGTTTTCCATTAGCGTTAAAAATTGTTTCTCCTGATCTTCTGCACAAATCGGATGTAGGTGGCGTTGCCTTAAACATTAAAAACGAACAGGAGGCAATCAGGGCTTATCAAAAAATGATCCTGGAAGTTCCCAAAAAAGTACCGGAGGCGAAAATTCTTGGGGTTGAGGTACAAAAACAAATAGCACCTGGTTTAGAGATATTCATAGGAGCAAATCGGGACCCGGTTTTTGGTCCAATCTTAGCCTTTGGCCTGGGAGGAATATACGTAAATCTTTTAAACGATATAGCATTAAGATTAAATTATAAATTTACCAGGGAAGAAGCTTTAGAAATGATCAAAGAAACAAAGGTATACGAAATTATAAAAGGCTATCGCGGGCAAAAAGCTTATGATCTGAAAATTATTCAGGAAATTTTGGGAAGGCTTTCGCTTTTCTTGGAGGAAATTCCGGAAATTAAAGAGATTGATTTTAATCCGGTATTCGTTTACGAAAAAGGTGCATTAATCATCGATGCCAAGGTAGTACTTGCCGGGCATAATATTTAG
- a CDS encoding AbrB/MazE/SpoVT family DNA-binding domain-containing protein, with translation MNVRKTFKVGNSLVVSIPQEYVKSLGIKEGDPLIIEPWEHGFIVKTFGAVGKESKIPSGKSPVEKLLEKYGFVVEEFSS, from the coding sequence GTGAACGTGCGCAAAACCTTTAAGGTGGGCAACAGTTTGGTAGTTTCCATTCCCCAGGAGTACGTTAAAAGCCTGGGGATTAAAGAAGGAGATCCGCTGATTATTGAACCATGGGAACATGGTTTTATCGTTAAAACCTTTGGGGCTGTTGGAAAGGAAAGCAAGATACCTTCCGGAAAGAGTCCGGTAGAGAAATTACTGGAAAAATACGGGTTTGTGGTGGAGGAGTTTTCTTCATGA
- a CDS encoding type II toxin-antitoxin system death-on-curing family toxin, whose product MMNLKECLNAYYRYYGEEKLMAVNVDALDKALAEPYAKTFIGGREIYPEMTDKAAALFEAIIRLKPFPVGNLAFAFILTVLFIHKNGWRLNASDDEVRQFLKNFSEGVRGSVDVKGWFLKRMEQVRD is encoded by the coding sequence ATGATGAATTTAAAAGAATGCTTGAATGCTTATTACCGCTATTACGGGGAAGAAAAGTTGATGGCGGTAAATGTGGATGCTTTAGATAAAGCTTTAGCCGAGCCTTACGCCAAAACGTTTATTGGAGGAAGGGAAATTTATCCGGAAATGACCGATAAAGCTGCTGCTCTTTTTGAGGCAATTATCAGGCTTAAACCTTTTCCTGTGGGCAATCTTGCTTTTGCTTTTATCTTAACGGTACTGTTTATCCATAAAAACGGCTGGCGGCTTAATGCGTCGGACGATGAAGTCAGGCAATTTTTAAAGAATTTTTCGGAAGGAGTCCGAGGTTCTGTAGATGTGAAAGGCTGGTTTTTAAAGCGAATGGAGCAAGTGAGGGATTAA
- the uvrC gene encoding excinuclease ABC subunit UvrC encodes MTLWEKVKNLPDSPGVYLYKDEKGEVIYVGKAKNLKNRVRSYFQPPEKLLPKTRVMMEKARDIEVIITSTEVEALILEQNLIKRYRPRYNILLKDDKSYPYLKITGEEFPRLLITRRVVNDGGRYFGPYPDAGALNETYKLLRSIFKFRTCTPTIFAQKKRPCLNFHIKKCSAPCAGEISREEYFKEIEMVVDFLEGRGENLIKKLKKEMAIASDNLEFERAAKLRDQILALEKILAKQKISRGQRNADVVVVANRENLGVGLIFVIRQGNLLGQKVYTFTGEMETGELLNQVLVTHYGEAKEVPVEIILSTRENLDEEFLNSWFELKFGKKPKFTVPKRGEKFELLKMALENVNFTLDEKIKLNEKKQLLNEKALMDLKEALNLPVVPRRIEGYDISHLAGTGTVASMVVFIDGEPVKGKYRRFAIRSAANDDYTAMFEAVLRRFKKYLALQEEGGADGSFEELPDLVLIDGGKGQLNAAMDALKETNLLGKFTVIALAKEQEEIFLPGKKDSLLLTQDREGLKLLQRVRDEAHRFARGYQEKKRVKTLASLLEQVEGIGPKRRKQLLNKFGSIKNLREATVEEITAVPGITREIAERLKELLEME; translated from the coding sequence TTGACATTATGGGAAAAAGTCAAGAATTTACCCGACAGTCCCGGAGTTTATCTTTATAAAGACGAAAAGGGCGAGGTTATTTACGTTGGCAAGGCTAAAAACCTGAAAAATCGGGTGCGTTCGTACTTTCAACCTCCGGAAAAACTTTTGCCTAAAACCAGGGTAATGATGGAAAAAGCAAGGGACATCGAAGTGATTATTACTTCTACGGAAGTAGAAGCTTTAATTTTAGAACAAAACCTCATAAAAAGATACCGGCCCCGGTATAATATTTTGCTGAAAGACGATAAGTCTTATCCTTACCTGAAAATTACCGGTGAAGAGTTTCCCCGGCTTTTAATTACCCGCAGGGTAGTTAATGATGGTGGACGCTACTTTGGTCCGTACCCCGATGCGGGTGCGTTAAACGAAACGTACAAGCTTTTACGGTCAATATTTAAATTTCGCACCTGTACCCCAACGATTTTTGCCCAGAAGAAGCGTCCCTGCTTAAACTTTCATATAAAAAAATGTTCCGCCCCCTGTGCCGGGGAAATTAGCCGGGAAGAATATTTTAAAGAAATCGAAATGGTGGTAGATTTTTTGGAAGGCAGGGGCGAAAATTTAATTAAAAAATTAAAAAAAGAAATGGCCATAGCTTCTGATAATCTCGAATTTGAACGAGCGGCAAAATTAAGGGACCAGATCTTAGCTTTGGAAAAAATTTTGGCGAAACAAAAGATTTCCCGTGGCCAGAGAAATGCCGATGTAGTGGTTGTTGCTAACAGGGAAAACCTGGGGGTAGGATTGATTTTTGTTATTCGCCAGGGGAATTTATTAGGGCAGAAAGTTTATACCTTTACCGGCGAGATGGAAACCGGGGAGCTTTTAAATCAAGTTTTAGTAACCCACTATGGAGAGGCCAAAGAAGTTCCTGTTGAAATTATCCTGTCAACCAGGGAAAATTTAGATGAAGAATTTCTCAATTCCTGGTTTGAACTTAAATTTGGGAAAAAGCCCAAATTTACGGTCCCGAAGCGGGGAGAAAAATTTGAACTTTTAAAAATGGCTTTAGAAAATGTAAACTTTACTCTGGATGAAAAAATTAAATTAAATGAAAAGAAACAATTGTTAAACGAAAAGGCTTTAATGGACTTAAAAGAAGCCTTAAACCTTCCGGTGGTTCCAAGAAGAATTGAAGGATACGACATTTCCCACCTGGCTGGAACGGGAACGGTAGCATCAATGGTGGTATTTATTGACGGTGAGCCGGTAAAGGGAAAATACCGGCGTTTTGCCATCCGCAGTGCGGCCAATGATGACTATACCGCGATGTTTGAAGCGGTTTTGCGGCGCTTTAAAAAGTACCTTGCTTTACAGGAAGAGGGAGGAGCCGATGGCTCTTTTGAAGAGCTGCCGGATTTAGTGTTGATCGATGGCGGAAAAGGACAGTTGAACGCGGCTATGGATGCTTTAAAAGAAACTAATCTTCTGGGGAAGTTTACGGTAATTGCCCTTGCCAAGGAGCAGGAGGAAATTTTTCTTCCCGGGAAAAAGGACTCTCTTTTATTGACACAGGACCGGGAAGGTTTAAAATTGTTACAAAGGGTACGAGATGAGGCCCACCGTTTTGCCAGAGGTTACCAGGAAAAAAAGCGGGTTAAAACCCTTGCTTCTCTTTTAGAGCAAGTAGAAGGAATTGGTCCCAAAAGGCGAAAACAACTTCTTAATAAATTTGGCAGCATTAAAAACCTTAGAGAAGCAACGGTTGAAGAGATTACAGCGGTTCCCGGAATTACCCGGGAAATAGCAGAAAGATTAAAAGAGCTTTTGGAAATGGAGTGA
- a CDS encoding Cof-type HAD-IIB family hydrolase, with the protein MRYRLLAVDLDDTFLNKELQVSPRVQQAVIEALKKGIIVTLATGRMYRSAKKYAFSFLGDIPLITYNGALIKYSRSEREVYHQPVPGELALTIYRRVKGHFHLNVYQDDELLVEEDNQYIRDYSKIAGVPFRVVSNIEELLGKKAPTKLLAIGDPEELDQLWEETNGEFRGVLHITKSKPHYLEFLAAGVNKGEALKILAQHLGISLTETVAVGDSYNDLEMLEAAGLGVAMGNALPEVKRRADLVVPANDEDGIAYLINEIILKN; encoded by the coding sequence TTGCGGTACCGATTATTAGCTGTGGACCTGGATGATACTTTTTTAAACAAGGAATTGCAGGTTTCGCCACGGGTACAACAAGCGGTGATAGAGGCTTTAAAGAAAGGGATTATCGTGACCCTGGCTACCGGACGAATGTACCGTTCGGCCAAAAAATATGCTTTTTCTTTTTTAGGAGACATTCCTCTGATTACCTATAACGGGGCATTGATTAAATATTCCCGTTCGGAACGGGAAGTATACCACCAGCCGGTGCCCGGGGAGCTGGCTCTTACTATTTACCGCAGGGTAAAAGGACATTTTCACCTTAATGTTTACCAGGACGATGAACTTTTGGTCGAGGAAGACAATCAATATATCAGAGATTACAGCAAGATTGCGGGCGTTCCTTTTCGGGTAGTAAGCAATATAGAAGAACTTTTAGGGAAAAAAGCTCCTACTAAACTTTTAGCTATTGGGGATCCAGAAGAATTAGACCAGCTCTGGGAAGAAACTAACGGTGAGTTTCGGGGAGTTCTTCACATTACCAAATCGAAACCCCATTATTTAGAGTTTTTAGCTGCCGGCGTTAATAAAGGAGAGGCTCTAAAAATCTTAGCTCAACATTTAGGGATTTCATTAACGGAAACGGTAGCGGTTGGAGATAGCTATAACGACCTGGAAATGTTAGAGGCGGCCGGTTTGGGAGTTGCCATGGGCAACGCTCTACCGGAGGTTAAACGCCGGGCTGACTTGGTGGTACCGGCTAATGATGAGGATGGAATTGCTTATTTAATAAATGAAATTATTTTAAAAAATTAA
- a CDS encoding alpha-hydroxy-acid oxidizing protein: protein MDLKEIRATAREKLKGFCRVCPVCDGRACAGEVPGMGGVGTGKAFQENLRALSRYKLNLRTIHGVKEPDLTFELFGVKVSMPVFAAPITGTTYNMGGALTEEEYTLAVAEGSLLAGTLAFTGDGADPTMYGSGLKAIKKVEGKGIPIIKPRAQEEIIKRIREAEETGAIAVGVDIDGAGLLTMALKGQPVSPKTLEEVMEIVNSTRLPFILKGIMTPDEAELAVRAGAKAIVVSNHGGRVLDETPGAADVLPEIAARVKGKITILADGGVRSGVDVLKLLALGADGVLIGRPIIVAAFGGGAEGVKIYLEKIKKELREAMLLTGVARVTEVPGTIIRKEQ from the coding sequence ATGGACTTAAAAGAAATTAGGGCAACAGCCAGAGAAAAACTCAAAGGATTTTGCCGGGTTTGCCCGGTGTGTGACGGTCGGGCATGCGCCGGAGAAGTACCGGGAATGGGAGGAGTAGGTACCGGAAAAGCTTTTCAGGAAAATTTACGGGCTCTTTCCCGGTATAAGTTAAATTTAAGAACGATTCACGGAGTAAAAGAACCGGATTTAACCTTTGAACTTTTTGGGGTTAAGGTAAGCATGCCGGTTTTTGCTGCTCCGATTACCGGAACCACTTACAACATGGGCGGAGCGTTAACCGAAGAAGAGTATACTTTAGCGGTGGCCGAAGGTAGCCTTTTAGCTGGGACCTTAGCTTTTACCGGAGATGGAGCCGATCCCACCATGTACGGTTCGGGGTTAAAAGCGATTAAAAAAGTGGAGGGTAAAGGTATTCCCATTATTAAACCAAGAGCGCAAGAGGAGATAATTAAAAGGATTAGAGAAGCGGAAGAAACGGGAGCTATTGCTGTAGGGGTGGATATTGATGGAGCCGGATTACTAACGATGGCTTTAAAGGGGCAGCCGGTCAGTCCGAAAACCCTGGAAGAAGTAATGGAAATTGTTAATTCCACCAGGCTTCCGTTTATTTTAAAGGGTATCATGACCCCTGATGAGGCCGAATTAGCGGTTAGAGCCGGGGCGAAAGCCATTGTGGTTTCCAACCACGGAGGAAGGGTTTTGGATGAAACTCCCGGGGCTGCCGATGTCCTGCCGGAAATTGCTGCCAGAGTAAAAGGGAAAATCACCATCCTGGCCGATGGAGGAGTAAGATCCGGTGTCGATGTTTTAAAACTTTTGGCGCTGGGAGCGGATGGAGTATTAATAGGGCGGCCGATAATTGTGGCAGCTTTTGGCGGTGGTGCCGAAGGAGTTAAAATTTACCTTGAGAAAATTAAAAAGGAACTAAGGGAAGCGATGCTTTTAACCGGAGTTGCGCGGGTGACCGAAGTCCCGGGAACAATTATCCGGAAGGAGCAGTAA
- a CDS encoding ROK family protein: MGNYVVGIDLGGTKIYTALANLNGEIVAEEIEPTTKDETKLLHQLGNMVKGVIAKSAVPKEKVLGIGIGAPGTVDHRTGTLITAPNLPWQNYPLKINLQALLRLPVEVDNDANLAALGEYRYGAGRGHKDMVYVTVSTGIGAGIIIDGQLYRGSSGSAGELGHTIVEPGGPRCNCGRRGCLEVMASGTAIGERARQLVAEGFGQEILKLAQGNIEAINAKTVGEAFLAGDPEAKGILNEVAFYLGIGLANVVNLLNPSLIVLGGGVINIGEPFLELIREELAEKALPQPYKDLTVKKAVLGSKTGVMGAIALALERFS, translated from the coding sequence ATGGGAAATTATGTTGTGGGGATAGACCTGGGAGGTACGAAAATTTATACTGCCCTGGCTAACTTAAATGGTGAAATAGTGGCGGAAGAAATTGAGCCGACTACCAAAGACGAAACAAAACTTTTACACCAGCTTGGGAATATGGTTAAAGGAGTTATTGCCAAAAGCGCAGTACCGAAGGAAAAAGTGCTGGGAATCGGGATTGGTGCGCCGGGAACGGTGGACCACCGTACCGGAACGCTTATTACCGCTCCCAATCTTCCCTGGCAAAATTACCCGCTTAAAATAAATTTGCAAGCGTTGCTCCGTTTACCGGTGGAAGTTGATAACGATGCCAATTTAGCAGCTTTGGGTGAGTACAGGTACGGTGCTGGCCGGGGCCATAAAGACATGGTTTATGTCACCGTAAGTACCGGGATTGGTGCGGGTATAATAATAGATGGACAGCTCTATCGGGGAAGCTCCGGCAGTGCCGGTGAGTTAGGCCATACCATTGTTGAACCGGGGGGTCCCCGGTGCAATTGTGGCCGACGGGGCTGTCTGGAAGTAATGGCCTCGGGTACGGCAATAGGAGAAAGGGCACGGCAATTGGTGGCCGAAGGTTTTGGCCAGGAAATTTTAAAATTGGCTCAGGGGAATATTGAGGCTATTAACGCTAAAACGGTGGGGGAAGCGTTTTTAGCGGGCGACCCGGAAGCAAAAGGAATATTAAACGAAGTGGCTTTTTATCTGGGGATAGGTCTGGCCAATGTGGTGAACCTCTTAAACCCATCTCTAATCGTCCTGGGAGGCGGGGTTATAAATATTGGCGAACCCTTTTTAGAGTTAATTCGAGAAGAGCTGGCAGAGAAGGCTTTACCCCAGCCCTATAAAGATTTAACGGTAAAAAAAGCTGTTTTAGGGAGTAAAACCGGAGTCATGGGAGCGATAGCTTTAGCCTTGGAGCGGTTTTCTTAA
- a CDS encoding PHP domain-containing protein, producing MFSGDFHTHTRYSDGRGSLRENVWAALKKGLLFYGVSDHGPANIGTGVRQEKVYLTIKEEARNLEKEFSKIKILVGAEANVISLEGDIDISREIVSALDFLIIGLHPYVLPKTLKDGFLFVLPNLLGRLFSGIKKYLVRVNTRALIRAIEKYRPLVISHPNLFLPVDLEELAQVCAKYGVALEINTGHNYPKDEIVLAALKTGAKLMVNSDAHYPQTVGELKSGEELLLRYNFPLDRVLNIKRSELN from the coding sequence ATGTTTTCCGGTGATTTTCATACCCATACCCGCTATAGCGATGGCCGGGGAAGTTTACGGGAAAATGTCTGGGCAGCTTTAAAGAAAGGTTTACTTTTTTACGGAGTTTCCGACCACGGTCCGGCCAATATTGGTACCGGGGTACGGCAGGAAAAGGTCTATTTAACCATCAAAGAAGAAGCGCGGAATCTTGAAAAAGAATTTTCCAAAATTAAAATACTGGTGGGGGCGGAAGCAAATGTTATTTCATTAGAGGGGGATATTGATATTAGCAGGGAAATTGTTTCCGCCCTTGACTTTTTAATTATTGGTCTTCACCCGTATGTTTTACCCAAAACTTTAAAAGATGGCTTTTTGTTTGTCCTTCCTAACCTGTTAGGCCGGCTTTTTTCCGGTATAAAAAAGTATCTTGTCCGGGTAAATACCCGGGCGTTAATCCGGGCAATAGAAAAATACCGCCCCCTGGTAATAAGTCATCCCAACCTTTTTCTACCCGTGGATTTAGAGGAACTGGCGCAGGTTTGTGCTAAATACGGGGTGGCGTTGGAAATAAATACCGGACATAACTATCCCAAGGATGAGATAGTTCTGGCAGCTTTAAAAACGGGAGCAAAACTGATGGTTAACAGTGACGCCCACTACCCCCAAACGGTGGGCGAACTAAAAAGCGGGGAAGAGCTTTTGCTGCGTTATAATTTTCCTTTGGACAGGGTTTTGAATATAAAAAGATCTGAATTAAATTAA
- the rapZ gene encoding RNase adapter RapZ, whose translation MRFLIVTGLSGAGKTQAMRALEDLGYFCVDNLPPVLMPKFAELVAHAENKIEKVALVVDVRGQKFFQDLDWALGELTKLGIKYEILFLEARDEVLLKRFKANRRGHPLGVRGSQILDNIKKERKFLENLRARADKVIDTSDLQPADLRNEILNYYGEEQKRSKISINIVTFGYKYGLPLDADLIMDVRFLPNPFYVKELRPLSGSDKPVYDYVFNYEVTKKFTEKFLDLIEFLMPFYQKEGKSNLVIAIGCTGGRHRSVAIANFLARTLEEKNYEVYLRHRDLEKHREE comes from the coding sequence ATGCGCTTTTTAATTGTAACGGGACTATCCGGAGCTGGTAAAACGCAGGCAATGCGCGCTTTAGAAGATCTTGGCTATTTTTGCGTGGATAACTTGCCTCCGGTTTTGATGCCCAAGTTTGCGGAACTGGTAGCTCATGCGGAAAATAAAATAGAGAAGGTAGCTCTGGTGGTGGATGTCCGGGGGCAGAAGTTTTTTCAGGACTTAGACTGGGCTCTGGGAGAGTTAACGAAGCTTGGAATAAAGTACGAGATCTTATTTTTAGAAGCCCGGGACGAAGTATTATTAAAACGGTTTAAAGCTAATCGCCGGGGGCATCCGCTGGGAGTACGGGGCAGTCAAATTTTAGATAACATCAAAAAGGAAAGAAAATTTTTAGAGAATTTACGGGCAAGAGCCGATAAAGTAATAGATACTTCCGATTTACAGCCGGCAGATTTACGAAACGAGATTTTAAACTATTACGGAGAAGAGCAAAAGCGCAGCAAAATTTCCATAAATATCGTAACTTTTGGTTACAAGTACGGTCTACCCTTAGATGCCGACCTTATTATGGATGTTCGTTTTTTGCCCAATCCTTTTTACGTAAAGGAACTAAGACCCCTTTCCGGAAGCGATAAGCCGGTTTATGATTACGTTTTTAATTATGAGGTTACCAAAAAATTTACCGAAAAATTTTTGGATCTTATTGAATTTTTAATGCCCTTTTACCAAAAAGAAGGAAAAAGCAATCTCGTCATCGCCATTGGTTGTACCGGTGGCCGGCACCGGTCGGTAGCTATTGCTAATTTTCTGGCCAGGACTTTAGAAGAAAAAAATTACGAAGTGTACCTGCGGCACCGGGATCTGGAAAAACACCGGGAGGAATAA